CATGTTTTGGCATCTGCCGGAAGCGAGCAATTTGCAATAGAATTTAAAAGCCTCGGACACGGACTTTTCACATACATTCTTTTAGATGCTCTCAACGGAAGTGCAGACGGCTCTCCGCTTGACGGAAAGGTAACAATCTATGAATTAAAATCTTACCTTGATGATCAAGTTCCCGAATACACAAAAAGATTCAAAGGAGTGAGGCAATATCCGCAATCATATTCAGGCGGAAATGATTTTCCTTTGGCTATAGATTTTAAGTAAACGTTTATTTAATTACCTTTGTAAACCAAACAAAAAATAACATTAAAATGAAAAATTTAACATTGTTCTTTTCTCTTTTCTTATTTGCAAACTTATTAATTGCACAAAACAAAACGCCCGAAACCGTTTTTGTTGAGGGTGGTACATTCAAAATGGGAATCAGCGAAAGTATTTATTACGATGAATTTCCGGTTCATTTGGTTACATTAAACGATTTCAGCATCGGGCGGTTTGAAGTAACAATTGAAGAATATACAGGTTTTTGCAGAACTGCCGGTTTAGATTTACCCGAAGGAGATATTAATTTGCCGGCAACAAATGTAAGTTGGGAAGATGCAATAATGTACTGTAATTGGCTTAGTCGTTTAAATCGTTTAGACAAATGTTACAGAGTAATCAGAGACGATAAAAAAAATACTTTTAAAGTTATTTATGATAAAACCGCAAACGGTTACAGGCTTCCTACAGAAGCAGAATGGGAATATGCAGCAAGAGGAGGTAAAAATCTAAAAAATTATGCATTCAGCGGAGGTAATGATGCAAATGATCTTGCATGGTTTACGGACAACGGTAAAACATTGCATCAGGTAGGCGAAAAAAAACCTAATGATTTAGGATTGTATGATATGACAGGAAATGCTCAAGAGTGGGTTTTCGATGTTTACCAAGAAAAGTATTATGAAACAAGCCCAAAGGATAATCCTGTATGTGAAAAAGGAGGCCTTGAAAGAGTAAGCAGAGGCGGAAATTATAACGGGTATGAAGCAACATTAAGAATTACAAAAAGAATTTATAACGCAACTAATTTTAAAGATTTGACTTTAGGATTTAGGGTTGCCAAAAATAAATAAACTTCCTTTTTTTTAATATTTATATTTTTTATCCACGGGCTTAATTGAATATTTCAAAAAAACAGTAACAGGGTTCTATAATAACGACAAAAAGCAATTCTGCTTCCGTTTTTTTCTTTGTAGATGTTGTGTTAAAAAAAGGGCATTGCTAAATTAATATAGATAGAGTGTTGTTTCGTTTATGCATTAACAGAAGCATTGACAATTCCAGCATTTGT
The DNA window shown above is from Bacteroidales bacterium and carries:
- a CDS encoding formylglycine-generating enzyme family protein; the encoded protein is MKNLTLFFSLFLFANLLIAQNKTPETVFVEGGTFKMGISESIYYDEFPVHLVTLNDFSIGRFEVTIEEYTGFCRTAGLDLPEGDINLPATNVSWEDAIMYCNWLSRLNRLDKCYRVIRDDKKNTFKVIYDKTANGYRLPTEAEWEYAARGGKNLKNYAFSGGNDANDLAWFTDNGKTLHQVGEKKPNDLGLYDMTGNAQEWVFDVYQEKYYETSPKDNPVCEKGGLERVSRGGNYNGYEATLRITKRIYNATNFKDLTLGFRVAKNK